Proteins encoded within one genomic window of Thermococcus celer Vu 13 = JCM 8558:
- the hjc gene encoding Holliday junction resolvase Hjc — MKYRRGASAERELIRMLEKAGFAVVRSAGSKKVDIVAGNGRVYLCVEVKSTRSERLYFSEEDYEKLVSFSERFGAKPVIAVKFVNNGWRFFLPEDLEKGGKNYKLGLQTKNYLTFDEVIGRQRSLQGVIKGEA, encoded by the coding sequence ATGAAGTACCGGAGGGGAGCGAGCGCTGAGAGGGAGCTCATAAGGATGCTCGAGAAGGCGGGCTTCGCGGTGGTGCGCTCCGCCGGGAGCAAAAAAGTGGACATCGTGGCGGGCAACGGGAGGGTATACCTCTGCGTAGAGGTCAAGAGTACCCGCTCGGAGAGACTGTACTTCAGCGAGGAGGACTACGAGAAGCTCGTCTCCTTCTCGGAGAGGTTCGGCGCGAAACCCGTCATAGCTGTGAAGTTCGTGAACAACGGCTGGCGCTTCTTCCTCCCGGAGGACCTCGAGAAGGGCGGCAAAAACTATAAGCTTGGTCTGCAGACTAAGAACTACCTCACGTTTGACGAGGTCATCGGGAGGCAGAGGTCCCTGCAAGGGGTGATAAAGGGTGAAGCTTAG
- a CDS encoding ATP-binding cassette domain-containing protein — MKVISVENLSFKYRRARSYSLKDVSFEVKKGELLGVIGPSGSGKSTLCLALNGIIPNSIKGEFSGDVVIRDPRTGEEYNTKETPVSKLPTVVGLVLQNPESQLFNMTVEEEVAFGLENLGLDRNEILRRLRWALEVTGLRGLEKEFPPNLSGGQQQRLAIAAVLAMRPAILVLDEPTSQLDPVGKREVLGLVSLLRKEHGMTVVLVEHHTDYVFRFADRILVMDDGGIVLEGTPREVAEEAETLRKLGIKLPASLEISHELRKRGIIESPAFTEEELLSRIGGPSG; from the coding sequence ATGAAGGTCATCAGCGTTGAGAACCTCAGCTTCAAATACCGGAGGGCCAGGAGTTATTCATTGAAGGACGTGAGCTTTGAGGTGAAGAAGGGGGAGCTGCTGGGAGTGATCGGCCCGAGCGGAAGCGGGAAGTCAACGCTCTGTCTCGCCCTCAACGGGATAATCCCGAACTCGATAAAGGGGGAGTTCTCGGGCGATGTCGTGATAAGGGATCCAAGAACCGGGGAGGAGTACAACACCAAAGAAACGCCAGTCTCAAAGCTCCCAACGGTGGTCGGTCTCGTCCTCCAGAACCCGGAGAGCCAGCTCTTCAACATGACGGTCGAGGAGGAGGTGGCCTTCGGGCTCGAGAACCTCGGTCTGGACAGGAACGAGATACTCCGGCGTCTCCGCTGGGCGCTGGAGGTGACGGGGTTGAGGGGGCTCGAGAAGGAGTTTCCACCCAACCTCAGCGGCGGTCAGCAGCAGAGGCTGGCCATAGCGGCGGTTCTGGCGATGAGACCCGCGATTCTGGTCCTGGATGAGCCCACCAGCCAGCTGGATCCCGTTGGGAAGAGGGAGGTTCTGGGTCTGGTGTCCCTCCTCAGAAAGGAGCACGGGATGACCGTTGTCCTGGTTGAGCACCACACGGACTACGTATTCCGCTTTGCGGACAGGATCCTGGTCATGGACGATGGGGGAATCGTCCTCGAGGGCACCCCGCGGGAAGTTGCTGAGGAAGCCGAGACCCTGAGGAAGCTCGGGATAAAACTGCCGGCGAGCCTCGAGATCTCCCACGAGCTCAGGAAAAGGGGAATTATCGAAAGCCCCGCCTTCACTGAGGAGGAGCTTCTTTCCCGGATAGGAGGTCCTTCAGGCTGA
- a CDS encoding lysyl aminopeptidase has product MVDVELLRKVVEAPGVSGYEFLGIRDVVIEALKDYVDEVKVDKLGNVIAHKKGKGPRVMIAAHMDKIGLMVNHIDNDGYLHIVPIGGVDPRTLVAQRIRFFTEKGERFGVVGHIPPHLQKPEDRKKAADWDTVVVDVGADSREEAEEMGFRVGTIGEYAPAFVQLNENRIATPYLDDRVCLYTMIEAAKTVENHEADIYFVASVQEEVGLRGARVASYAIDPEIGIAMDVTFAKQVGDKGKIVPKLGGGPVMDVGPNINPKLRAFADEVAKKYGIPLQVEASPRPTGTDANIMQINREGVATAVLSVPIRYMHSQVETADLRDIDMTIKLARHLLEELKEMDLTP; this is encoded by the coding sequence ATGGTGGACGTTGAACTGCTCAGAAAGGTTGTTGAGGCCCCGGGCGTCTCCGGGTACGAGTTCCTTGGAATAAGGGACGTCGTTATCGAGGCCCTGAAGGACTACGTCGATGAGGTCAAGGTTGACAAACTCGGCAACGTCATCGCGCACAAGAAGGGCAAGGGGCCGAGGGTGATGATCGCGGCCCACATGGACAAGATAGGCCTCATGGTGAACCACATCGACAACGACGGTTACCTTCACATCGTTCCGATAGGCGGTGTTGACCCCAGAACGCTCGTCGCCCAGAGGATAAGGTTCTTCACCGAGAAGGGCGAGCGCTTCGGCGTTGTTGGCCACATACCACCCCACCTCCAGAAGCCGGAGGACAGGAAGAAGGCCGCCGACTGGGACACCGTCGTCGTGGACGTCGGTGCCGATAGCAGGGAGGAAGCGGAGGAGATGGGCTTCCGCGTTGGGACCATCGGAGAGTACGCTCCAGCCTTCGTTCAGCTCAACGAGAACAGGATCGCCACGCCCTACCTCGACGACAGGGTCTGCCTCTACACCATGATAGAGGCGGCGAAGACTGTTGAGAACCACGAGGCGGACATCTACTTCGTCGCCTCGGTCCAGGAGGAGGTCGGGCTCCGCGGCGCGAGGGTCGCGAGCTACGCCATCGACCCTGAGATAGGTATTGCCATGGACGTCACCTTCGCCAAGCAGGTCGGCGACAAGGGCAAGATAGTGCCAAAGCTCGGCGGCGGGCCGGTCATGGACGTCGGGCCGAACATAAACCCGAAGCTCAGGGCCTTCGCGGATGAGGTGGCAAAGAAGTACGGGATCCCGCTCCAGGTCGAGGCTTCACCGAGGCCGACCGGAACGGACGCCAACATCATGCAGATAAACCGCGAGGGCGTTGCCACTGCCGTTCTCAGCGTTCCGATACGCTACATGCACAGCCAGGTCGAGACCGCCGATTTAAGGGACATCGACATGACCATCAAACTCGCCAGGCACCTCCTCGAAGAGCTTAAGGAGATGGACCTCACCCCGTGA
- a CDS encoding TrkH family potassium uptake protein, protein MLELRKYVNVSDDVFVVKNLIGAILQGVGIAYLFPILLIWFYPDEISYVYYFVAPGVFSILLGAWLARHMGKIEDVNLRQAMIAAAFTWLLASLISVVPFMGIARMSFTDSWFESMSAWTGTGLTMMSHLESYPRIILFWRAWMQWLGGIGIVLVALTVLIRPGVAAARLYRAEARSERILPNMVNTAKVIFQIYLALTLVGIYLYYINGMSMFDAVVHTMTGLGTGGMSSHDLSIGYFHSTAIEAVTIFLMIMGAVNFTVHYRLFKEKRLKPFFQDVQVRYMFFFLLPVIALMAFNLTQVGDGVGTALRQAIFHSVSAITCTGFEIADLSKYPELSKFLLGILMVIGGGAGSTAGGIKLIRVTLMYESLKWTLQSAILPKGAVIKRKVGNYVFSEEDVQEVMSFTMTYFAFLLIGTVYTMIRLGTNLTDSFFEIASAQGNVGLSVGITSPALPLDMKVLLILHMWIGRLEIFSTLVFIISVFFLAPRMVRRR, encoded by the coding sequence ATGTTAGAGCTCAGGAAGTACGTTAACGTCTCGGACGATGTGTTCGTGGTTAAAAATCTCATAGGGGCGATCCTGCAGGGCGTTGGAATCGCCTACCTTTTCCCGATCCTGCTCATATGGTTCTACCCGGATGAAATAAGCTACGTGTATTATTTTGTGGCTCCGGGCGTTTTCTCGATTCTCCTCGGGGCGTGGCTGGCGAGGCACATGGGAAAAATAGAAGACGTCAACCTGAGACAGGCCATGATAGCCGCGGCCTTCACCTGGCTCCTCGCCTCGCTCATAAGCGTTGTTCCTTTCATGGGCATAGCCAGGATGTCATTCACAGACTCATGGTTCGAGAGCATGAGCGCCTGGACGGGAACGGGTCTCACCATGATGAGCCACCTCGAGAGCTATCCCCGTATAATCCTCTTCTGGCGGGCCTGGATGCAGTGGCTCGGTGGGATAGGCATAGTGTTAGTCGCGCTGACCGTCCTTATCCGTCCGGGCGTCGCCGCCGCGAGGCTCTACCGGGCGGAGGCGAGGAGTGAGAGGATACTCCCCAACATGGTCAACACGGCGAAGGTCATATTCCAGATATACCTCGCCCTAACGCTCGTGGGCATCTACCTGTACTACATCAACGGCATGTCGATGTTCGACGCCGTTGTGCACACCATGACGGGCCTTGGCACGGGTGGCATGAGCAGTCACGACCTCAGCATCGGCTACTTCCATAGCACCGCGATAGAGGCTGTTACGATATTCCTGATGATAATGGGTGCTGTGAACTTCACGGTTCACTACCGCCTCTTCAAGGAAAAGCGCCTCAAGCCATTTTTCCAGGACGTTCAGGTCAGGTACATGTTCTTCTTTCTGCTTCCGGTCATAGCGCTGATGGCCTTCAATCTCACCCAGGTCGGGGACGGCGTTGGAACTGCACTTAGGCAGGCGATCTTCCATTCAGTCTCGGCGATAACCTGTACCGGTTTCGAAATCGCTGACCTAAGCAAATATCCTGAGCTTTCCAAGTTCCTCCTGGGGATCCTCATGGTGATAGGTGGCGGCGCCGGAAGTACCGCCGGCGGTATAAAGCTGATACGCGTTACCCTTATGTACGAGAGCCTGAAGTGGACCCTCCAGAGCGCCATCCTGCCCAAGGGAGCGGTCATAAAGCGGAAGGTGGGCAACTACGTGTTCAGCGAGGAGGACGTCCAGGAGGTCATGAGCTTCACCATGACGTACTTCGCCTTCCTCCTCATAGGCACGGTCTACACGATGATAAGGCTGGGAACGAACCTCACGGATTCCTTCTTTGAGATAGCCTCCGCCCAGGGCAACGTGGGGCTCAGCGTGGGCATAACCTCCCCCGCATTACCCCTCGACATGAAGGTGCTCCTGATACTCCACATGTGGATAGGAAGGCTGGAGATCTTCTCGACCCTCGTCTTCATAATAAGCGTCTTCTTCCTGGCACCCAGGATGGTGAGGAGGAGATGA
- the map gene encoding type II methionyl aminopeptidase translates to MDGRDALVKAGEIARQVKKEVSGMIKPGAKLYDIAEFVEKRIVELGGKPAFPCNLSLNEIAAHYTPYKGDGTVLREGDYLKLDLGVHIDGYIADTALTFRVGMEEDELMVASKEALENAISVIRAGVKISEIGKVIEETIRGHGFNPIVNLSGHKIERYKLHAGISIPNIYRPNDSYVLKEGDVIAIEPFATTGAGQVIEVPPALIFMYVRDRPVRMAQARRLLMHVKREYNTLPFAYRWLQGVMNEGGLKIALAQLERAGAIYGYKILREVRGGLVSQFEHTVIVEKDGAYVTT, encoded by the coding sequence GTGGACGGAAGGGATGCCCTCGTAAAGGCGGGGGAGATAGCAAGGCAGGTAAAGAAGGAAGTTTCAGGCATGATAAAACCAGGAGCGAAACTCTACGATATCGCCGAGTTCGTGGAGAAGCGTATAGTTGAACTGGGCGGAAAACCCGCGTTTCCCTGCAACCTCTCCCTAAACGAGATAGCGGCTCATTACACCCCCTACAAAGGCGACGGGACGGTTCTGAGGGAGGGTGATTACCTGAAGCTCGACCTTGGCGTTCACATCGACGGGTACATAGCCGACACGGCGCTGACCTTCAGGGTCGGGATGGAGGAAGATGAACTGATGGTCGCATCGAAGGAGGCCCTCGAGAACGCCATTAGCGTGATACGCGCCGGCGTTAAGATCAGCGAGATTGGAAAGGTCATAGAGGAGACGATAAGGGGCCACGGCTTTAACCCGATAGTCAACCTCAGCGGTCACAAGATAGAGCGCTACAAGCTCCACGCAGGGATAAGCATACCGAACATCTACCGCCCCAACGACAGCTACGTGCTGAAGGAGGGGGACGTGATAGCGATAGAGCCCTTCGCGACCACCGGAGCGGGGCAGGTCATAGAGGTTCCCCCAGCTTTGATATTCATGTACGTCCGCGACAGGCCCGTGAGGATGGCCCAGGCGAGGAGATTGCTCATGCACGTAAAGAGGGAGTACAACACCCTCCCCTTTGCCTACCGCTGGCTCCAGGGGGTCATGAACGAGGGAGGACTTAAGATCGCGCTGGCCCAGCTCGAGAGGGCCGGGGCGATATACGGCTACAAGATACTCAGGGAGGTCCGCGGTGGACTGGTGAGCCAGTTCGAGCACACGGTTATAGTCGAGAAGGATGGGGCTTACGTGACCACGTGA
- a CDS encoding COG1470 family protein produces the protein MKLRGLLLIILLIPILLPRVSAQSPLVIVPLNDEFSGVPGDTIVIPFQLRNLGNETVSNVTVYVTGPTKGFLYGSRVIREPIEPNGTISEKISIKILNVNPGEYNLTLVARAGSSYSEAKIKVHVKTFVDYTLRVDVNDEYIYGNNVTIPLRVTSRANAVIIGRLGYTLSRDGTVLERFATTIYLRPGESWVKELRLTKPEVGNYSVYFWANFGGVFKSKTAEFRVYQRNLGYDAYFENGAIYVRVYDEKGRGVSNISVKINGVSFKTDDDGTVSYLVDEPGTYELVLNLDGKVARTLIDVKKLFLSATQENETLLVRVVDSAGKPVPNVTVTASGPLGKDYSTTNPSGIAEVNLEKTGYGTLMLRAESSMYIGGETTVRVSPPVKPTTTSSTTTPTNIPSVTPTTPEKPPKNYGPLAAILLVSGLLLAGTSYAAFFRPIVREEMLEGYYFVKVKAPRLVGIDGFRFERAVNAVGVRATKGKAEVKDGAVVWEIEHLDPEEEAYLQVILG, from the coding sequence GTGAAGCTTAGAGGTTTATTGCTGATAATCCTACTGATTCCGATTCTCCTTCCGCGGGTTAGCGCCCAGTCGCCGCTCGTAATCGTTCCGCTCAACGATGAGTTCTCAGGGGTTCCCGGTGATACGATAGTGATCCCGTTCCAGCTCAGGAACCTGGGGAACGAGACGGTATCCAACGTCACGGTCTACGTTACGGGCCCGACGAAGGGCTTTCTCTACGGGAGCAGGGTCATCCGGGAACCCATTGAACCCAACGGCACGATCTCGGAAAAGATATCCATCAAGATCCTCAACGTCAACCCCGGGGAGTACAACCTGACCCTGGTGGCCAGGGCGGGCTCGAGCTATTCCGAGGCCAAGATAAAAGTGCACGTCAAGACCTTCGTTGATTACACGCTCAGGGTGGACGTTAACGACGAGTACATCTACGGTAACAACGTCACGATACCCCTGAGGGTAACGTCCAGGGCGAACGCCGTCATCATCGGCAGACTGGGGTACACGCTCTCACGCGATGGAACCGTCCTGGAAAGGTTCGCCACGACGATCTACCTGAGGCCGGGGGAGAGCTGGGTTAAGGAGCTTAGACTAACGAAGCCCGAGGTCGGCAATTACTCCGTTTACTTCTGGGCCAACTTCGGGGGTGTTTTCAAGAGCAAAACCGCGGAGTTCAGGGTTTACCAGAGAAACCTGGGATACGACGCTTACTTCGAGAACGGGGCCATATACGTCCGCGTTTACGACGAGAAGGGCAGAGGGGTGTCTAATATTTCCGTGAAGATAAACGGGGTGTCCTTTAAGACGGACGACGATGGAACGGTCTCCTATCTCGTCGACGAACCCGGAACCTACGAGCTTGTCCTGAACCTCGACGGGAAGGTGGCGAGAACCCTCATAGATGTCAAAAAGCTCTTTTTGAGCGCGACCCAGGAAAACGAGACCCTCCTCGTTAGAGTGGTGGACTCGGCGGGGAAGCCGGTTCCAAACGTAACCGTGACCGCCTCCGGCCCCCTCGGAAAGGATTACTCAACGACGAACCCCTCGGGTATCGCGGAGGTGAACCTCGAGAAAACCGGCTACGGAACGTTAATGCTCCGTGCCGAAAGCAGCATGTACATAGGAGGAGAAACCACCGTCAGGGTGTCCCCACCGGTCAAACCAACGACCACCTCCTCAACTACCACGCCCACGAACATCCCCTCCGTAACCCCGACGACTCCAGAAAAACCCCCAAAGAACTACGGGCCGCTGGCGGCGATACTGCTGGTATCCGGTCTCCTGTTAGCCGGGACGTCCTACGCCGCCTTCTTCCGGCCGATAGTCCGGGAGGAGATGCTCGAGGGATACTACTTCGTCAAGGTCAAAGCTCCGAGGCTCGTGGGCATAGACGGGTTCAGGTTCGAGAGGGCCGTCAACGCGGTGGGGGTGAGGGCGACCAAAGGAAAGGCGGAGGTAAAGGATGGAGCAGTTGTCTGGGAGATAGAGCACCTCGATCCAGAGGAGGAGGCTTACCTCCAGGTCATCCTGGGCTGA
- the cyaB gene encoding class IV adenylate cyclase, translated as MIEVEVKGYADDGVFERVREKFELIRKEYHEDTYFRHPCRDFAETDEALRIRVKRFDGHFEAFLTYKGPKMDTNSKTRKEIEVPISDPDRHAEILRSLGFEEVLTIEKTREKYYVDKGIVIDLDDVEGLGKFVEVECLTERSDIVEETVKKLREILESLGVKKFERRSYLELAMGKEV; from the coding sequence ATGATAGAGGTTGAGGTTAAGGGATACGCGGACGATGGCGTTTTTGAACGCGTCAGAGAGAAGTTTGAGTTGATAAGAAAGGAATACCACGAGGACACATACTTCAGGCATCCGTGCCGCGATTTTGCGGAGACCGACGAGGCCCTCAGGATAAGGGTAAAGCGCTTTGACGGCCATTTTGAGGCGTTTCTAACCTACAAGGGGCCAAAGATGGATACGAACTCAAAAACCCGCAAGGAAATAGAGGTTCCCATAAGCGACCCCGACAGACACGCGGAGATACTGAGGAGCCTTGGGTTCGAGGAGGTTCTCACAATTGAGAAGACGCGGGAGAAGTACTACGTGGACAAGGGGATAGTGATAGACCTCGACGATGTGGAGGGGCTCGGGAAGTTCGTGGAGGTAGAATGCCTAACCGAGAGGAGCGACATCGTCGAGGAGACCGTGAAAAAGCTCAGGGAAATCCTCGAGTCCCTGGGCGTTAAGAAGTTCGAGAGGCGCTCGTATCTGGAGCTGGCGATGGGGAAGGAGGTGTAG
- a CDS encoding gamma carbonic anhydrase family protein, whose translation MAIYELAGKRPKVHETAFIDETASVIGDVVLEAKTSVWPSAVLRGDIEQIYVGEGSNVQDNVSVHTSDNMPTIIGKYVTIGHNAVVHGARIGDYTIIGMGAVVLDGAKIGNHVIIGAGALVPPGKEIPDYSLVVGVPGRVVRQLSEEEIAWTKENAEIYIRLAQMHASSRKKIE comes from the coding sequence ATGGCGATTTACGAACTGGCCGGGAAGAGGCCCAAGGTTCACGAGACCGCTTTCATAGACGAGACAGCCTCGGTCATAGGCGACGTCGTCCTCGAGGCGAAGACGAGCGTCTGGCCGAGCGCCGTTCTTAGGGGCGATATAGAGCAGATCTACGTCGGAGAGGGCTCGAACGTCCAGGACAACGTCAGCGTACACACCTCCGACAACATGCCAACGATAATCGGTAAGTACGTCACCATCGGCCACAACGCCGTCGTCCACGGGGCGAGGATAGGGGACTACACCATCATCGGCATGGGCGCGGTCGTACTCGACGGGGCTAAGATAGGCAACCACGTCATAATCGGCGCCGGGGCTCTCGTCCCGCCCGGTAAGGAGATACCCGACTACAGCCTCGTCGTTGGCGTTCCGGGCAGGGTCGTCAGGCAGTTAAGCGAGGAAGAGATAGCCTGGACGAAAGAGAACGCCGAGATATACATCAGGCTCGCTCAGATGCACGCCTCGAGCAGGAAGAAAATTGAGTGA